From a region of the Paenibacillus segetis genome:
- a CDS encoding nicotinate phosphoribosyltransferase: MQSESLALHTDKYQINMIYAHWINGTHQRKAVFEAYFRKLPFGNGYAVFAGLERIINYISNLHFTEDNLSYLAKQEENYHPDFLELLRNFRFKGTIHSMAEGAIVFPNEPLLRVEGSILETQLVETALLNFMNFQTLIATKASRVKRVADNDILLEFGTRRAQEADAAVWGARAAYISGFDATSNMLAGELFDIPTKGTHAHSWVQIFDTELEAFEVYAKAMPDQVSLLVDTFDTLQSGVPHAIKTAKMLESMGKRLSSIRLDSGDLAYLSIKARKMLDEAGLPYVKIVASNDLDENTIFNLKSQGAKIDIWGVGTQLITAADQPALGGVYKLVEREKDGKMEPTIKISGNPEKVTSPGKKDVLRLISGEDGKAIADYICFTHEEHARSGGKLRLFDPVHPYIKKTVKDYKTVSMLKLIFEEGKLVYELPNLEDVRKYHQEQLDLFWPEYLRKLNPEKYRVNLSQEAWELKQKMIEDYMNLQED, encoded by the coding sequence ATGCAAAGTGAAAGCTTGGCGCTACATACTGATAAATATCAAATTAATATGATTTATGCCCATTGGATTAATGGCACTCATCAGCGAAAAGCAGTGTTTGAAGCTTATTTTCGTAAGCTACCTTTTGGTAATGGGTATGCTGTGTTTGCGGGATTGGAACGGATTATAAATTATATCTCCAATTTACACTTCACTGAAGATAATCTGTCTTATTTGGCTAAGCAGGAGGAGAATTATCATCCGGATTTTTTGGAGCTGTTGCGAAATTTCCGGTTTAAAGGAACCATTCACTCTATGGCTGAAGGGGCAATCGTATTTCCCAATGAGCCCTTATTACGAGTTGAAGGTAGTATTTTGGAGACACAGTTAGTAGAGACAGCTTTACTGAACTTTATGAATTTTCAGACACTGATTGCAACCAAAGCTTCAAGGGTCAAACGTGTAGCAGATAATGATATTCTACTCGAATTTGGTACACGCCGGGCACAGGAGGCGGATGCAGCGGTTTGGGGAGCGCGAGCAGCGTATATTTCGGGCTTTGACGCAACTTCCAATATGCTAGCAGGTGAGTTGTTCGACATTCCAACCAAAGGGACACATGCTCATTCCTGGGTACAAATTTTTGACACAGAGCTTGAAGCATTTGAAGTTTATGCGAAGGCGATGCCTGATCAAGTATCGTTGCTCGTGGATACATTCGATACGCTTCAGAGTGGAGTGCCGCATGCGATTAAGACAGCTAAGATGCTTGAATCGATGGGCAAGCGGTTAAGTAGTATCCGTTTGGATAGTGGTGACCTTGCTTATCTTTCGATTAAAGCCCGCAAAATGCTGGATGAAGCTGGTCTCCCTTATGTGAAGATTGTTGCTTCCAACGATCTTGATGAGAACACGATTTTCAACCTCAAATCACAGGGTGCCAAAATCGATATTTGGGGTGTGGGGACACAACTCATCACAGCCGCTGATCAACCGGCACTTGGCGGCGTTTATAAGCTAGTTGAACGTGAGAAGGATGGAAAGATGGAGCCGACGATCAAGATCTCCGGTAACCCTGAGAAAGTGACCTCGCCGGGTAAAAAAGATGTGCTGCGTCTCATTAGCGGTGAAGATGGTAAGGCCATTGCCGACTACATTTGCTTCACGCATGAAGAACATGCCCGTAGTGGCGGAAAACTAAGATTATTTGATCCGGTTCATCCGTACATTAAGAAGACAGTAAAAGACTATAAGACCGTTTCTATGCTTAAGCTCATTTTTGAAGAAGGTAAGCTGGTGTATGAGCTTCCGAATCTGGAGGATGTGCGGAAATATCACCAAGAGCAGCTAGATTTATTCTGGCCTGAATATTTACGTAAGCTGAATCCCGAGAAGTATCGCGTCAATTTGAGCCAAGAAGCTTGGGAATTGAAGCAAAAGATGATCGAAGATTATATGAACTTGCAAGAAGATTAG
- the spoVAD gene encoding stage V sporulation protein AD: MLKGHQSWVFENRPKIVSTATVVGPFEGQGPLANDFDIIHGDLSLGQDSWEKAERTLLEESTKLAIENAGLTKEQVQFYFGGDLMNQIISSSFAARTLTIPYIGMFGACSTSMESLALAAFIVNYGGAKYALAGTGSHNASVEKQFRYPTEYGSQKPPTAQYTVTGSGSAVVSLEGKGPAVTSATIGRVIDMGITDPFNMGAAMAPAAVDTIEAHFRDLQIEPSYYDLIVTGDLSKVGYEIAGDLLKRHNIPMEGTTYKDCGMMIYNYNKQKVQAGASGCGCSAVVTYGHLIKQIRSGELKRILVVATGALLSPLSFQQGESIPCIAHAVSIEGGVH, encoded by the coding sequence ATGCTCAAAGGTCATCAAAGCTGGGTATTCGAGAACAGACCAAAAATTGTTAGTACAGCAACTGTAGTAGGTCCATTTGAAGGACAAGGCCCTCTGGCCAATGATTTTGATATCATCCATGGGGACTTATCTTTAGGACAAGATAGTTGGGAAAAAGCGGAGCGAACATTACTCGAAGAATCCACCAAGCTAGCGATTGAAAATGCGGGGCTTACCAAAGAGCAAGTGCAGTTTTACTTTGGGGGAGATCTGATGAATCAAATCATCAGCAGCAGCTTTGCTGCTCGTACGCTGACCATTCCGTATATCGGTATGTTTGGTGCTTGTTCCACATCAATGGAGAGCTTGGCACTCGCGGCCTTCATCGTCAACTATGGAGGAGCTAAGTACGCCTTAGCAGGAACTGGTAGTCATAATGCAAGCGTGGAGAAACAGTTCCGTTATCCTACTGAATATGGTTCGCAAAAACCTCCAACCGCTCAATATACGGTAACCGGTTCTGGATCTGCTGTTGTCTCACTTGAGGGGAAGGGACCTGCCGTAACCTCGGCTACCATTGGTAGGGTCATCGATATGGGGATTACAGACCCATTTAATATGGGTGCAGCTATGGCTCCTGCAGCGGTAGATACTATCGAAGCTCATTTTCGAGATCTGCAAATCGAACCTTCCTACTACGATTTAATTGTGACCGGCGACTTATCCAAAGTTGGATACGAAATCGCTGGCGATCTGCTCAAGAGGCACAACATCCCGATGGAAGGAACCACCTACAAAGACTGCGGCATGATGATCTACAATTACAACAAACAAAAAGTGCAAGCTGGTGCCAGTGGATGTGGTTGTTCCGCAGTCGTCACATACGGACACCTAATCAAACAAATCCGTAGTGGTGAACTAAAACGTATCTTAGTCGTTGCAACCGGCGCCCTGCTCTCTCCACTCTCATTCCAACAAGGCGAGAGCATTCCCTGCATCGCCCACGCTGTTTCAATTGAGGGCGGAGTACATTAA
- the spoVAC gene encoding stage V sporulation protein AC translates to MANKKNKKLTPTQQQYQRLASSREPKRPVGGNCLRAFVSGGFICLIGECIRQAFMKYGGFEEKTASNPTVAVLIILSVILTSLGVYDKIAQWAGAGTAVPVTGFANSMASSAIEHRSEGLVLGVGAGMFQLAGSVIVFGTVAAFIIGLIYAIFVPGFSGGGH, encoded by the coding sequence ATGGCCAACAAAAAGAATAAGAAATTGACTCCTACACAGCAGCAATATCAACGGCTTGCTAGCTCACGTGAGCCGAAGCGGCCAGTAGGTGGCAATTGTCTTCGAGCTTTTGTATCCGGAGGGTTTATCTGTCTGATTGGAGAATGTATTCGTCAGGCTTTCATGAAGTATGGAGGATTTGAGGAGAAGACAGCATCTAACCCCACGGTCGCTGTCCTAATCATCTTGTCAGTCATTCTGACTAGTCTCGGCGTTTACGATAAGATCGCACAGTGGGCAGGAGCGGGAACCGCCGTACCTGTGACTGGTTTTGCCAACTCTATGGCATCATCTGCAATCGAACACCGTAGTGAAGGATTAGTCCTTGGTGTTGGTGCTGGTATGTTCCAATTAGCTGGATCCGTCATCGTCTTTGGAACGGTTGCAGCTTTTATTATCGGCCTGATCTATGCCATATTCGTTCCCGGTTTCTCCGGAGGAGGTCACTAA
- a CDS encoding DUF421 domain-containing protein, whose translation MAVWLEIIVRTLVAVVVLFGLTKLLGKRQISQLSLFEYITGITIGDLAATVSIDVNSDWYLGMIAMAVWASISLGIEFIQIKSKKGRNFIDGSSTVLIQNGKILEDNLKKEKLTNEELLEQLRKKNVFKAAEVEFALIEPDGEINVLLKKEYQPITPSHLGIKVAPEPEPQAVILDGEIMDEPLATLGFNRQWLNTELQKLGVTLDNVYLGQVDGYGQFYVDLYDDLLQVPEPQEKPYLLAQLKKCEADLEMFALSIKDPIGKKMYGDCSTQMIQIINQVKPILSQ comes from the coding sequence ATGGCAGTATGGCTAGAAATTATAGTGCGAACACTTGTCGCAGTTGTTGTATTGTTTGGCCTTACCAAATTGCTAGGTAAACGGCAGATTTCTCAGTTATCGCTCTTCGAATATATTACGGGAATTACTATCGGAGATTTAGCGGCGACCGTCTCCATTGATGTTAATTCAGATTGGTACCTGGGTATGATTGCCATGGCCGTATGGGCTTCCATTTCGCTTGGTATCGAGTTTATACAGATAAAGAGCAAAAAGGGAAGAAACTTCATCGACGGCAGTAGTACCGTGTTGATCCAAAATGGTAAAATCCTTGAGGATAATCTCAAGAAAGAAAAACTGACGAATGAAGAATTACTGGAGCAGCTTCGGAAGAAGAATGTTTTCAAAGCCGCGGAGGTCGAATTTGCACTCATCGAACCCGATGGAGAAATTAACGTATTGCTGAAAAAAGAATATCAGCCCATTACCCCTTCACATCTAGGTATTAAAGTAGCGCCTGAACCAGAACCTCAAGCCGTCATTCTTGATGGAGAAATTATGGATGAACCGCTTGCAACTTTAGGGTTCAACCGCCAGTGGTTGAATACGGAATTACAAAAATTAGGTGTCACATTGGATAATGTGTATCTTGGTCAGGTTGATGGCTACGGTCAGTTCTATGTCGATTTATATGATGATCTTCTTCAGGTCCCTGAACCCCAAGAGAAACCTTACTTACTTGCGCAGCTCAAAAAATGTGAGGCCGACCTTGAAATGTTCGCCCTCTCCATAAAAGATCCTATCGGCAAAAAAATGTATGGCGATTGTTCTACACAAATGATACAAATCATCAACCAAGTGAAGCCTATATTGTCACAATAG
- a CDS encoding DUF1657 domain-containing protein, whose protein sequence is MTVANQVKTTLASLKSAQASLETFALSTQNQEAKTLFTNAAEQTQQIVTQVESRVQQLENEEPQYKGF, encoded by the coding sequence ATGACTGTAGCAAATCAAGTGAAAACAACGTTAGCGTCCCTAAAAAGTGCCCAAGCGAGTCTAGAAACTTTTGCACTTAGTACACAAAATCAAGAGGCGAAAACTTTGTTTACTAATGCTGCTGAGCAAACACAGCAAATCGTAACGCAGGTAGAAAGCCGGGTACAACAATTGGAAAATGAGGAGCCTCAATATAAAGGCTTCTAA
- the miaB gene encoding tRNA (N6-isopentenyl adenosine(37)-C2)-methylthiotransferase MiaB, with amino-acid sequence MAKETKDYSKYFDFSDAKVISEDEQGKKIRIRGRDIQILSEPDHRREKQRGKEDIQVLYDTAVPEELQGIGIGKHYIVYTFGCQMNEHDTETIKGLLEQMGYRPTEDRKEADIILLNTCAIRENAEDKVFGELGHLKGLKTEKPGLLLGVCGCMSQEESVVNRILQKHSFVDMIFGTHNLHRLPQLIQEALFSKELVVEVWSKEGDIIENLPKKREGMRAWVNIMYGCDKFCTYCIVPFTRGKERSRRPEDVIAEVRELARQGFKEITLLGQNVNAYGKDFTDIKYLFADLMDDMRKIDIPRVRFMTSHPRDFDDDLIKVLAKGGNLVEHIHLPVQSGSSAVLKRMSRKYSREHYLDLVARIKAAIPNVVLTTDIIVGFPGETDEQFEDTISLVREVGFDFSYSYIYSPREGTPAAVMEDNVPMEVKKERLQRLNEAINEYCRKSNDAVQGQIVEVLVEGESKNNSNVLAGRTRSNKLVHFEGSADLIGTFVKVEITDPMTWYIRGNIVPETVVNQA; translated from the coding sequence ATGGCTAAGGAGACAAAGGATTACTCCAAGTATTTTGACTTCTCAGATGCTAAAGTAATTTCGGAAGATGAGCAGGGGAAGAAGATCAGAATCCGCGGAAGGGACATCCAGATCCTATCAGAACCGGATCATCGTAGAGAGAAGCAGCGTGGGAAGGAAGATATTCAAGTATTGTATGATACCGCTGTACCTGAAGAGCTACAAGGTATCGGTATAGGCAAGCATTATATTGTGTATACATTTGGCTGCCAAATGAATGAGCACGATACAGAGACAATTAAAGGCCTATTGGAGCAAATGGGCTACCGGCCAACGGAAGATCGTAAAGAAGCGGATATTATCCTGCTCAACACTTGTGCGATTCGGGAGAATGCTGAAGATAAGGTGTTTGGTGAACTGGGACATCTTAAAGGATTGAAGACGGAGAAACCAGGGCTATTACTTGGTGTATGTGGTTGTATGTCACAGGAAGAAAGTGTAGTCAACCGAATCTTACAGAAGCATTCCTTTGTCGACATGATCTTCGGGACACATAATTTGCATCGTTTGCCTCAGCTTATTCAAGAAGCCTTATTCAGTAAGGAACTGGTTGTTGAGGTGTGGTCCAAAGAAGGCGACATTATTGAGAATCTGCCGAAGAAACGTGAAGGCATGCGCGCATGGGTTAATATTATGTACGGATGCGATAAGTTCTGTACCTACTGTATCGTACCGTTTACTCGTGGTAAGGAACGTAGCCGTCGTCCAGAAGATGTGATCGCCGAGGTAAGGGAACTGGCGCGTCAAGGCTTCAAGGAGATAACTTTACTTGGTCAGAATGTCAATGCGTATGGTAAGGATTTTACCGACATCAAGTATCTGTTCGCCGACTTAATGGACGATATGCGCAAAATCGATATTCCGCGCGTTCGTTTTATGACTTCACATCCGCGTGATTTTGATGATGATTTGATTAAGGTGTTAGCCAAAGGTGGCAACCTTGTTGAACATATTCATTTACCGGTACAGTCCGGTAGTAGTGCGGTTCTGAAGCGCATGAGCCGTAAATATTCACGGGAGCATTACCTAGATCTAGTTGCGAGAATTAAGGCGGCTATTCCGAATGTAGTGTTGACTACAGATATTATTGTGGGCTTCCCTGGCGAGACCGATGAGCAGTTTGAGGATACGATATCATTGGTACGAGAAGTCGGTTTTGATTTCTCCTATTCCTATATCTACTCTCCACGTGAAGGTACTCCGGCTGCAGTAATGGAAGATAATGTGCCGATGGAAGTGAAGAAGGAACGTCTTCAGCGTTTGAATGAGGCAATTAATGAGTATTGTCGTAAGAGTAATGACGCCGTGCAAGGCCAAATAGTCGAAGTGTTGGTTGAAGGCGAAAGTAAGAATAATTCGAATGTACTCGCGGGTCGTACACGCAGTAACAAGCTTGTACATTTTGAAGGCAGCGCTGATCTGATTGGTACCTTCGTCAAGGTTGAGATCACAGATCCAATGACATGGTATATCAGAGGGAACATTGTACCGGAAACGGTGGTCAATCAGGCTTAA
- a CDS encoding cysteine hydrolase family protein, whose product MKALIVIDFTNDFVDGNLPVGEPAVLIAENICRLTELYAERGDFVVMAVDLHEREDTWHPESKLFPPHNLRETEGRALYGDLAKVYNRHVGKIHWMDKTRYSAFCGTDLELKLRERGITEVHLIGVCTDICVLHTAVDAYNKGFSITVFNDAVASFNPEGHVWALEHFKGSLGANVTDSRDCD is encoded by the coding sequence ATGAAGGCACTTATCGTGATCGATTTCACGAATGATTTTGTTGATGGTAATCTCCCTGTGGGAGAACCTGCTGTTCTCATCGCAGAGAATATTTGCAGATTGACTGAGTTGTATGCTGAGCGGGGCGATTTTGTCGTTATGGCAGTAGATCTGCATGAACGTGAAGATACGTGGCATCCTGAGAGTAAGCTGTTTCCACCTCATAATTTACGGGAGACGGAAGGCCGTGCTCTATATGGTGACCTTGCTAAAGTATATAATCGACATGTGGGCAAGATACATTGGATGGATAAGACTAGATACAGTGCTTTTTGCGGGACTGATTTGGAACTGAAGTTACGTGAGCGTGGAATAACAGAAGTACACTTGATCGGGGTATGTACCGATATTTGTGTTCTGCATACTGCAGTGGATGCTTACAATAAGGGATTCTCCATTACGGTGTTTAATGATGCCGTAGCTAGTTTTAATCCGGAAGGACATGTCTGGGCACTAGAGCATTTCAAGGGAAGTTTGGGTGCCAATGTGACGGATAGCCGTGATTGTGACTGA
- a CDS encoding 2-oxoacid:acceptor oxidoreductase family protein, which translates to MVQLPKLNKLGFFEIRLESIGGLGANLAGKMLAEAGVEGAGLNGVSFSSYGSEKKGSPVKAHIRFCDLNTPIRDTSPVERPHVVAIFQEALAKTMNVISGIYEDSTVLVNSRKSPEELKDRMKLKGGTIAVIDATGIALEHKNRVNMAMLGAMFRLCPFLDPETMKDVITKSLEKKYPQTVAPALATFERGYQEVVFQTFTLPEGESMPEFVRTDTPVLGYETQPMGGIVSNPGNSILKDLSISRSGLMPHYKEETCIHCAQCDSVCPDNCFVWEERPDKKGRPQMFLNGIDYQYCKGCLKCIHACPTDALSGELEEDGYADEHRVPHLFDLAVH; encoded by the coding sequence GTGGTACAACTACCTAAGTTAAATAAGCTTGGTTTTTTTGAAATTCGCTTGGAGTCAATCGGGGGATTAGGTGCCAATTTGGCGGGAAAAATGCTCGCTGAAGCTGGAGTAGAGGGAGCTGGCTTGAACGGTGTGAGTTTCTCCTCTTATGGTTCGGAAAAGAAAGGATCTCCAGTAAAAGCACATATTCGTTTCTGTGATTTGAATACGCCTATTCGTGATACGTCACCGGTTGAACGACCGCACGTAGTCGCTATTTTTCAAGAAGCACTTGCAAAAACGATGAACGTGATTAGTGGCATTTATGAGGATAGTACGGTCTTAGTCAACTCTCGTAAATCTCCTGAAGAACTGAAAGACAGAATGAAGCTCAAAGGCGGAACGATCGCCGTTATTGACGCTACGGGTATTGCACTTGAACATAAGAACCGTGTAAATATGGCGATGTTAGGGGCCATGTTCCGGTTATGTCCTTTCCTAGATCCAGAAACAATGAAAGATGTCATTACTAAATCATTAGAGAAGAAATACCCTCAGACTGTGGCACCCGCATTAGCTACGTTTGAACGGGGATATCAGGAAGTTGTTTTTCAAACCTTTACTTTGCCTGAGGGTGAAAGTATGCCGGAATTTGTTCGTACGGATACCCCTGTGCTTGGTTACGAGACGCAACCAATGGGTGGAATTGTCTCGAATCCGGGTAACAGCATTCTGAAAGACCTAAGCATCTCTCGTTCAGGATTGATGCCTCATTATAAAGAAGAGACGTGTATCCACTGTGCGCAGTGTGATAGCGTATGTCCAGATAATTGCTTTGTATGGGAAGAGCGGCCTGACAAGAAAGGACGGCCACAAATGTTCCTAAATGGTATCGACTATCAATATTGTAAGGGCTGTTTGAAATGTATCCACGCATGTCCGACGGATGCTTTGTCCGGCGAACTCGAGGAAGACGGCTATGCGGATGAACATCGTGTTCCGCATCTTTTCGATTTGGCTGTTCATTAA
- a CDS encoding PaaI family thioesterase, with amino-acid sequence MDIDWTEITSRNEKTFWGLLGLRMLSVDSSHVKLALTVNESHLNSMGIVHGGVLSSMMDQAMGTLVTANKNGQQAVTTNLNVTFLNAMRSGDLVVSAYPMHESQRSMTLRAEVHGEDGTLACIATATFLVPRDSKS; translated from the coding sequence ATGGATATAGATTGGACAGAAATTACATCCCGGAATGAGAAAACATTTTGGGGACTACTGGGACTACGAATGTTATCTGTAGATAGCAGCCACGTGAAGCTCGCGCTAACGGTAAATGAATCGCATTTGAATTCGATGGGAATCGTACACGGAGGTGTACTGTCGTCCATGATGGATCAAGCGATGGGTACATTAGTGACTGCAAACAAAAATGGTCAACAAGCGGTAACAACAAATTTGAATGTTACTTTTTTAAATGCGATGCGCAGTGGGGACTTAGTAGTGTCTGCTTATCCAATGCATGAGAGTCAACGAAGTATGACTCTTCGCGCTGAAGTTCATGGGGAAGATGGTACCTTAGCTTGCATAGCAACAGCTACTTTTCTCGTCCCTCGAGATTCAAAATCGTAA
- a CDS encoding NUDIX domain-containing protein gives MNKEQEQGKQNYDAKKYRTPDGIPADIVMFTLTRLERKASTKSLPRFDLKVMLIRRRSWPFAGAWALPGGFSQEDESLFETARRELKEETGVDGHHLEYLGVYSKPGRDPRGWIISHAFFALVEEWVLEKRQFADDAQEVGLFTVNEALEDLDLAFDHREILQDAYKRIQQQMLHTTIAKQFLPPHFTLGELYQVIQTVVPDFAELNFIRKITSTRSRQGILEEVRDENGKAMLSNQYSQRPAQLYRFTDFTPQLSIYT, from the coding sequence ATGAACAAAGAACAAGAGCAAGGCAAACAAAATTACGACGCTAAAAAATACCGTACACCAGACGGTATTCCAGCCGATATTGTTATGTTCACATTAACGAGACTGGAGCGGAAGGCGTCAACGAAGTCTCTTCCTCGGTTCGATCTAAAGGTGATGCTGATCCGTCGAAGAAGCTGGCCTTTTGCTGGAGCATGGGCACTTCCGGGGGGATTTTCTCAAGAAGATGAATCATTGTTTGAGACGGCGAGAAGAGAATTGAAAGAAGAAACAGGCGTTGATGGTCACCATCTGGAGTATCTTGGTGTTTATAGTAAACCGGGGCGCGATCCAAGAGGATGGATTATTTCTCATGCCTTCTTTGCCCTTGTAGAAGAATGGGTGCTGGAGAAACGTCAGTTTGCAGACGATGCTCAAGAGGTTGGATTGTTTACGGTAAATGAGGCACTGGAGGATTTAGACCTGGCATTTGATCATCGTGAAATATTGCAGGATGCTTACAAAAGAATTCAACAGCAAATGCTACACACGACCATTGCCAAACAGTTTCTACCGCCACATTTTACACTTGGTGAACTATATCAGGTTATTCAGACGGTTGTTCCAGATTTCGCTGAATTGAATTTTATTCGTAAAATCACTTCGACGCGTAGCCGTCAAGGGATACTAGAAGAGGTTCGTGATGAGAACGGTAAGGCTATGTTGTCTAATCAATATTCTCAACGACCGGCTCAGTTATATCGATTCACGGACTTTACACCGCAATTATCGATTTATACGTAG
- a CDS encoding RicAFT regulatory complex protein RicA family protein, protein MEQHNNQTDCGIPKFDSRDLVIRGDIMSKAKELAELIGTSEEVQHFQKAEKLIQQHERVQDLISKIKKKQKEIVAFESFQNKTMVDKIEGEMRELQDELDSIPVVTEFQQSQSDINYLLQLVISVIRDTVSDKVNVETASTQEPTSGYGE, encoded by the coding sequence TTGGAACAACATAATAATCAAACGGATTGCGGCATTCCAAAATTCGATTCCCGTGATTTAGTCATTCGCGGAGATATCATGTCCAAAGCTAAGGAGCTCGCCGAATTAATCGGGACGAGTGAAGAAGTTCAGCATTTTCAAAAAGCGGAGAAATTAATTCAGCAGCACGAACGAGTGCAAGACTTGATTAGCAAGATTAAGAAAAAACAAAAAGAGATTGTAGCCTTTGAGAGCTTTCAGAATAAAACAATGGTGGATAAGATTGAAGGCGAAATGAGAGAGCTTCAGGATGAACTCGATAGCATTCCTGTTGTTACCGAATTTCAGCAAAGTCAGAGTGATATCAACTATTTACTTCAACTAGTGATTTCGGTGATTCGGGATACCGTTTCTGATAAAGTAAATGTGGAAACGGCGAGTACACAGGAACCTACTTCAGGGTATGGAGAATAA